A portion of the Sulfurospirillum diekertiae genome contains these proteins:
- a CDS encoding ABC transporter ATP-binding protein, which produces MILQAGGITHYYKNDLALDNVNFEAKKGEFIAIVGESGSGKSTLLSILSSLLLPSKGELFFEGKAYTLIKDIDAFRQKEVGFIFQFHYLIGYLTILENIKLAAINKNSTYIDTLFEQCGIEAIKHKYPDEISGGQRQRAAIVRALVNTPKIIFADEPTGNLDSRNSQTIYKLFKTLSKSGTTIIIATHDRHVSDYADKIIEVKDGKII; this is translated from the coding sequence ATGATACTTCAAGCGGGTGGCATTACCCATTACTATAAAAATGATCTCGCTCTGGATAACGTCAATTTTGAAGCCAAAAAAGGTGAGTTTATCGCTATCGTGGGTGAAAGCGGTAGTGGTAAATCCACCCTGCTCTCCATTCTCTCCTCTCTACTTCTCCCAAGCAAAGGCGAGCTTTTTTTTGAGGGGAAAGCTTACACGCTCATCAAAGATATTGATGCGTTTCGTCAAAAAGAGGTTGGGTTTATCTTCCAGTTTCACTACCTCATCGGGTATTTAACGATTTTAGAAAACATCAAACTAGCCGCGATCAATAAAAATAGCACCTACATCGACACGCTTTTTGAACAATGTGGCATCGAAGCCATTAAGCATAAATATCCCGATGAGATTTCAGGTGGGCAACGTCAGCGTGCTGCCATTGTGCGAGCACTCGTGAACACGCCCAAAATCATCTTTGCTGATGAGCCCACAGGTAACCTAGACTCACGCAATTCGCAGACGATTTATAAGCTTTTTAAAACACTTTCCAAAAGTGGCACGACGATCATCATCGCGACGCATGACCGCCATGTATCGGATTATGCAGACAAAATTATCGAGGTAAAAGATGGAAAAATTATCTAG
- a CDS encoding ABC transporter permease: protein MVSLFFKALNRNRFKTFLIYLSITVSITAIFMITSISRGIIGMYSAILKTEGDIIVTQAKIADTFFSDVNASLGAKIKNIAGVNDVYAIILGASPINDLPIAAIYGVSENRFKTYALIEGTYPKKGEVILGKNINARLHAPKTISISNKTFSVSGIFENGVGFEDGGAVLNREDASAIFNKEASILLVSIKKDTDVEELIEHINALSSDIEAKTTHEFVDNYNQFKIIETSSIVISAVAFLMGLLGIASLISITINERRSEFGILRAIGKSSNFIMTMVVGETFIITCVGFLSALLFSKGLLFMIAHIEKFQGYVNGELSLETIVTVFGFSLFMALLGALLPAYSASKIDPIILIQRGAL from the coding sequence TTGGTATCACTTTTCTTTAAAGCACTAAATCGCAACCGCTTTAAAACCTTTTTAATTTACCTAAGCATCACCGTCTCTATCACGGCTATCTTTATGATAACCTCGATTTCACGTGGCATCATTGGTATGTACTCCGCGATACTTAAAACCGAAGGTGACATCATCGTCACGCAAGCCAAAATTGCCGATACCTTTTTCAGCGATGTCAACGCTTCGCTTGGCGCTAAGATCAAAAACATCGCAGGCGTGAATGACGTATATGCAATCATCTTAGGCGCTTCACCCATTAATGATCTTCCCATCGCAGCGATTTATGGTGTGAGTGAAAACCGTTTTAAAACCTATGCGCTGATAGAAGGTACTTACCCTAAAAAGGGCGAAGTCATTTTGGGTAAAAATATCAATGCGCGCCTTCACGCACCCAAAACTATCTCGATTTCAAACAAAACATTCAGCGTTTCAGGCATCTTTGAAAACGGTGTCGGCTTCGAAGATGGAGGCGCTGTCCTTAACCGTGAGGATGCCAGTGCCATCTTCAACAAGGAAGCATCTATCTTGCTCGTGAGCATCAAAAAAGATACAGATGTAGAAGAACTTATAGAGCATATCAACGCCCTAAGCTCTGACATTGAAGCCAAAACCACACACGAATTTGTGGACAATTACAATCAGTTTAAGATCATCGAAACCTCTTCCATTGTGATCAGTGCGGTGGCATTTTTGATGGGACTGCTTGGCATTGCGAGTCTTATTAGCATTACGATCAATGAGCGAAGAAGTGAGTTTGGCATTTTAAGAGCCATCGGTAAGTCATCCAATTTTATCATGACGATGGTTGTCGGTGAGACGTTTATCATCACCTGTGTTGGTTTTCTCTCAGCGCTTCTGTTCTCTAAAGGACTTTTGTTTATGATCGCACACATCGAGAAATTTCAAGGCTATGTCAATGGTGAGCTTAGCCTTGAGACGATTGTAACTGTCTTTGGCTTTTCCCTTTTTATGGCACTTTTAGGCGCACTGTTGCCTGCCTACAGCGCATCAAAGATCGATCCGATCATCCTTATTCAAAGGGGTGCGCTATGA
- a CDS encoding 3'-5' exonuclease, producing MKIIVLDTETTGMLEKDRICQLSYLVMNEEFEIEEIHNDLCTPPLPISFEAMAIHHITPEMLEGEPTCVQTKAFKRLCELNIPANIIVIQNAAFDLGMLAKEGFSSQMNLIDTFRILRAYYPLEGSFSLQFKRYQWGLYKEEEGLSQKLGITIKAHDALGDVIVLKHLFERLCEEHSMPKMILLCSEPIVLSHIPYGKNKGKKFVDVAHTDRQDLHYMLNANGLDADVKASILHALESTKENVTLTISFGKYAGKTPEEVLEIDRNYLLWMVNKMDNLNAELKEAIEKVLVAYP from the coding sequence ATGAAAATTATTGTATTAGATACCGAAACGACAGGCATGCTTGAAAAAGACCGCATCTGCCAGCTTAGTTATTTAGTGATGAATGAAGAGTTTGAGATAGAGGAAATTCATAACGACCTTTGCACGCCACCCCTTCCGATCTCGTTCGAAGCAATGGCGATTCACCACATTACCCCTGAAATGCTTGAAGGTGAGCCAACGTGTGTGCAAACCAAAGCGTTTAAAAGACTCTGTGAGCTCAACATCCCTGCCAATATTATCGTCATTCAAAATGCCGCATTTGATCTTGGGATGCTTGCCAAAGAGGGCTTTAGCTCACAGATGAATCTCATCGATACCTTTCGCATTTTACGTGCCTACTATCCGCTTGAGGGTTCTTTTAGCTTGCAGTTTAAACGCTACCAGTGGGGACTGTATAAAGAAGAAGAGGGCTTGTCTCAAAAGCTTGGCATTACCATCAAAGCACACGATGCTCTGGGTGATGTCATCGTTCTAAAACACCTGTTTGAACGCCTGTGCGAAGAACACTCCATGCCAAAGATGATACTTCTCTGTTCTGAACCTATCGTACTAAGTCACATTCCTTACGGAAAAAACAAAGGCAAAAAGTTCGTCGATGTAGCACATACCGATCGCCAAGACCTCCACTATATGCTAAATGCCAACGGACTCGACGCCGATGTAAAAGCCTCCATACTCCACGCGCTTGAAAGCACCAAAGAGAACGTCACCCTAACCATCAGCTTTGGTAAATACGCAGGCAAAACGCCCGAGGAAGTTTTAGAGATAGATAGAAACTATCTTTTATGGATGGTCAATAAGATGGATAACCTCAATGCTGAGTTGAAAGAGGCGATAGAGAAGGTTTTGGTAGCGTATCCATAA
- a CDS encoding nucleotidyltransferase substrate binding protein produces the protein MSNDIRWQQRFFNYQKALKQLKAGVDLSAQRELSLLEKQGIIQAFEYTHELAWKTMKDFLDYKGSTEQIYGSKDATRQAFLMGLIAHGEDWMRMILSRNLTSHTYDEKTVEEIVNEVLGNYSFRFEELEQKLSTLLKEESL, from the coding sequence ATGAGTAATGATATAAGGTGGCAACAACGGTTTTTTAACTACCAAAAAGCACTTAAACAGCTCAAAGCAGGCGTGGATTTATCAGCTCAAAGAGAGTTGTCCCTCTTAGAAAAACAAGGGATTATCCAAGCGTTTGAGTACACCCATGAACTAGCATGGAAAACGATGAAAGATTTTTTGGATTATAAAGGCTCAACCGAGCAAATTTATGGCTCAAAAGATGCAACACGGCAAGCCTTTCTTATGGGTTTAATCGCACATGGAGAGGATTGGATGAGAATGATACTAAGCAGAAATCTAACCTCTCACACGTATGATGAAAAAACAGTTGAAGAGATAGTGAATGAAGTGTTGGGAAATTATAGTTTTAGATTTGAAGAGTTAGAGCAAAAGCTATCGACACTTTTAAAAGAAGAGAGCCTTTAG
- a CDS encoding nucleotidyltransferase family protein has protein sequence MSFGLSDDVIEKMQQVFSQFPNIKEVVVFGSRAKGNYKEGSDIDLALKGTALNLQTLQNLELKLEELYLPYKIDMVIYKNIANDALKEHIDRVGMVLQK, from the coding sequence ATGTCTTTTGGTCTGAGTGATGATGTCATTGAAAAAATGCAACAGGTTTTTTCGCAGTTTCCTAACATCAAAGAAGTTGTTGTGTTTGGCTCTCGTGCTAAAGGAAACTATAAAGAAGGCTCCGATATTGACCTAGCACTAAAAGGTACTGCTCTCAATCTCCAAACACTGCAAAACCTTGAACTTAAACTAGAAGAACTTTATTTGCCCTATAAAATTGATATGGTGATTTATAAAAATATCGCCAATGATGCGCTCAAAGAGCATATTGATAGAGTTGGAATGGTCTTACAAAAATAA
- a CDS encoding KAP family P-loop NTPase fold protein, producing MKFDLPEDLLKRSEEADSLKNYLLKRYEQIPLKPFTLNINAEWGYGKTYFLQQLANKFAVDGHPVVYFDAWKNDYTKEPLLAFMSELNGQLDEYLDKREQKAKNILKKIAEFSLPIIFSIIAKRFTGYSVDQLNEMLSEDKGIEKEKTEDKVSSLVSNMTKITLEEHFRTKNSINDFKENMKNLLRKIENYKNKKLPLFILIDELDRCRPNYAIELLENIKHLFDIEGIYFIIATDSRQLSHSINAVYGVNFASDKYLKRFFDLEYTLKTPEVYDFAYYLFDHYNLLNHDKFFVPFEENEYKEKNLNVVAFDLMARFFKLVPRDIEQTVSMLSTICLTWNVEHKIHLIYMVFLIMLKHKSNSDFEKYKDALLAKPDWITSVDCPLDMDKTIGVNQLYVIGNEARKNILLTKIIERYSKLENIAIKTFFNIYDRSENPIENNIFNLIKNEKGITSRLSSEVLKSSIQTYKDKILHCGQFDIISKAK from the coding sequence ATGAAATTTGATTTGCCTGAGGATTTATTAAAACGAAGCGAAGAAGCAGACTCTTTAAAAAACTATCTTCTTAAAAGATATGAACAGATTCCTCTAAAACCATTTACATTAAATATTAATGCTGAATGGGGATATGGAAAAACATATTTTTTACAACAATTAGCCAATAAATTTGCGGTTGATGGACATCCTGTTGTCTATTTTGACGCGTGGAAAAATGACTATACGAAAGAGCCTTTGCTCGCTTTTATGTCAGAGTTAAATGGACAATTAGACGAATATTTAGATAAAAGAGAGCAGAAAGCAAAAAATATTTTAAAAAAGATTGCCGAGTTTTCATTACCAATTATTTTTTCAATTATTGCAAAACGCTTTACAGGATACAGCGTAGACCAACTTAATGAAATGTTATCTGAAGATAAAGGAATTGAGAAAGAGAAAACTGAAGATAAAGTTTCATCTTTAGTGAGCAATATGACTAAGATAACACTTGAAGAACATTTTAGAACTAAAAATAGCATCAATGATTTTAAAGAGAATATGAAAAATCTTTTAAGAAAGATCGAAAATTATAAGAATAAAAAACTTCCACTTTTTATTCTTATTGATGAATTAGACAGATGCAGACCAAATTATGCTATCGAGCTTTTAGAGAACATCAAACATCTTTTCGATATTGAAGGAATTTACTTTATCATTGCTACGGATTCAAGACAGTTGTCTCATTCCATCAATGCCGTTTATGGTGTCAATTTTGCATCCGATAAATATTTGAAAAGATTTTTTGATTTAGAATACACACTAAAAACACCTGAGGTTTATGACTTTGCGTATTATCTTTTTGACCACTATAATTTGCTCAATCACGATAAATTCTTTGTTCCTTTTGAAGAAAATGAGTATAAAGAAAAAAATCTAAATGTCGTTGCATTTGATCTAATGGCACGTTTTTTTAAACTTGTACCCAGAGATATAGAGCAAACGGTTTCCATGTTATCAACCATTTGTTTGACATGGAATGTTGAACATAAAATCCACTTAATTTATATGGTGTTTTTAATCATGCTAAAACATAAATCTAATAGTGATTTTGAAAAATATAAAGATGCGTTACTAGCTAAACCCGACTGGATAACATCGGTAGATTGCCCCTTAGATATGGACAAAACTATTGGGGTCAATCAGCTCTATGTTATAGGAAATGAAGCTCGTAAAAATATATTATTGACTAAGATAATTGAGCGGTATAGCAAGCTAGAAAATATTGCAATAAAAACATTTTTTAATATATATGATCGTTCAGAAAATCCAATAGAAAACAACATTTTTAATTTAATTAAAAATGAAAAAGGTATTACAAGCCGTCTTAGTTCAGAGGTATTAAAAAGTTCTATTCAAACCTATAAAGATAAAATTTTGCATTGTGGTCAATTTGATATTATCTCTAAGGCTAAATGA
- the ercA gene encoding alcohol dehydrogenase-like regulatory protein ErcA, with the protein MIKHIELSLRKCVAPEFVFGVDARKMAGKYAKNLGIKKVLIVTDPGVIRAGWVDDVTKALEAENISAILFDDVVPNPRDTNVLAGVKLYRKHKCDGIVTIGGGSPMDCAKGIGIVVANMGDVLAYEGVDKILYPLPPLICIPTTAGTAADVSQFAIINDIKRHVKIAIISKSIVPDVSLIDPETTMSMDKELTINTGLDALTHAVEAYVSNANSAITDLYSLEAISLLGKNLPRVVEHPNDIQARASVMMASLLAGLAFSNASLGVIHAMAHSLGGWLDLPHGLCNAILLEHAVAYNFSHAKERYQTMASYMGMKGNLNCDAIVYDIHEFKLSLGLTQRLGVLGVTREIIPHLASMALQDACIVTNPVMPSQHDVEEILIHAL; encoded by the coding sequence ATGATTAAACATATTGAACTATCTTTACGCAAATGCGTTGCTCCCGAGTTTGTTTTTGGTGTCGATGCTCGAAAAATGGCGGGAAAATATGCCAAAAATTTAGGTATAAAAAAGGTTTTAATCGTTACCGATCCTGGCGTCATTCGCGCGGGTTGGGTTGATGATGTTACAAAAGCATTGGAAGCAGAAAATATTTCCGCGATTCTCTTTGATGATGTCGTCCCTAACCCAAGAGATACCAACGTTTTAGCCGGCGTAAAGCTTTACCGCAAGCATAAATGCGATGGCATTGTGACTATCGGTGGTGGTAGTCCTATGGATTGTGCCAAAGGCATTGGCATCGTTGTTGCCAATATGGGCGATGTCTTAGCATATGAAGGTGTCGATAAAATTCTCTACCCTTTGCCCCCACTGATTTGCATTCCCACGACGGCAGGAACGGCAGCGGATGTTTCTCAGTTTGCCATTATCAACGATATTAAACGGCATGTGAAGATTGCGATTATTAGTAAGTCTATCGTTCCAGATGTCTCCTTGATTGACCCTGAAACAACGATGAGCATGGATAAAGAGCTTACCATCAACACAGGGCTTGATGCGTTAACCCATGCTGTTGAGGCGTATGTGTCCAATGCCAACTCCGCGATTACTGATTTGTACTCTTTGGAAGCGATTTCGCTGTTAGGTAAAAATTTGCCCCGTGTTGTAGAACATCCTAATGATATACAAGCGCGTGCTTCGGTGATGATGGCAAGTCTTCTTGCAGGTCTCGCGTTTTCCAATGCTTCTCTTGGGGTGATTCATGCAATGGCACATTCACTTGGTGGCTGGCTTGATTTACCGCATGGTTTATGCAATGCTATTTTACTCGAGCATGCGGTTGCTTATAATTTTTCCCATGCAAAAGAGCGCTACCAGACGATGGCCTCGTATATGGGAATGAAAGGCAATCTTAATTGCGATGCGATAGTGTATGACATCCATGAGTTTAAACTCTCTTTAGGATTGACACAGCGTTTAGGCGTGTTGGGTGTTACGCGTGAGATTATTCCTCATCTTGCTTCGATGGCACTGCAAGATGCGTGTATCGTTACCAACCCTGTTATGCCAAGTCAACATGATGTTGAGGAGATTTTGATCCATGCCCTATGA